The following coding sequences lie in one Deltaproteobacteria bacterium genomic window:
- the bfr gene encoding bacterioferritin, with amino-acid sequence MKGSANVIDVLNEVLTAELTAVNQYFIHAKMCQNWGFNVLASHIRAESIDEMKHADALIERILFLEGVPNVQRYHKITVGETVQEQLELDLKMEYDAVDRFRKGVKLCREEGDITSADLLETMLASEETHVDWLETQLQLIEQIGTKHYLAQQLK; translated from the coding sequence GTGAAGGGCTCCGCCAACGTCATCGACGTCCTCAACGAAGTGCTGACCGCCGAGCTGACGGCGGTGAACCAGTACTTCATCCACGCCAAGATGTGCCAGAACTGGGGCTTCAACGTCCTGGCGAGCCACATCCGCGCCGAGTCCATCGACGAGATGAAGCACGCCGACGCGCTCATCGAGCGCATCCTCTTCCTCGAGGGCGTGCCGAACGTGCAGCGCTATCACAAGATCACCGTCGGCGAGACGGTGCAGGAGCAGCTCGAGCTCGATCTCAAGATGGAGTACGACGCCGTCGATCGCTTCCGCAAGGGCGTGAAGCTGTGCCGCGAAGAGGGCGACATCACCAGCGCCGATCTGCTCGAGACGATGCTGGCGTCGGAGGAGACCCACGTCGACTGGCTCGAGACCCAGCTGCAGCTGATCGAACAGATCGGCACCAAGCACTACCTCGCGCAGCAGCTGAAGTAG
- a CDS encoding (2Fe-2S)-binding protein, with product MIVCLCKAVSSRTIQAEIRRGNCTVKGIATACQAGTGCGACVQQIRELIQGSAGTARGQSDVPLKR from the coding sequence ATGATCGTGTGCCTGTGCAAGGCGGTCTCGAGCCGCACCATCCAAGCGGAGATCCGCCGTGGCAACTGCACGGTGAAGGGCATCGCCACCGCGTGTCAGGCGGGCACGGGGTGTGGCGCGTGCGTGCAGCAGATCCGCGAGCTGATCCAAGGGTCCGCCGGCACCGCACGCGGTCAGAGCGACGTTCCGCTCAAGCGTTGA
- a CDS encoding peptidase S8 — protein sequence MSKLPTLHRRARAVVAGMSLAALGGVLFVSHDRSDAGLAAEDITPESVTALAAELGVGSEATTGRLVLDLVDPQEGEGASEDEIAAWVAALDARPDVRVQSAGFYSEGEHLFVLEAEGATRPDLAEALADGIVEGFEPEIMYGLDDIDAAPAVDDELEANKGTRLPVDDPMFKLQWHMEQIHAPEAWTTTRGEGTVVAVIDTGVAYKDADGVRGLPDLNNTGFVEGESFIDGLPKGLDDHAHGSHVAGTIAQSTNNGIGVTGVAFGAKIMPLKVLSKDGRGAVPGIANAIRYAADHGAHVINMSLGGPLPSRVLAKAIEYAHKKGVVTVCAAGNERRSRVGYPAANKFSIAVSATDYGRELTHYSNWGSDIDVAAPGGDTRADKNGDGQPDGVLQNTIRIGRPMENDYLWFQGTSMASPHAAGVAALIVSSGVTNPDEVERVMKATAVHPKKVKWDDRFGAGIVDAQAAVSAQRDYAPERAGFTGLLFIAAIGGLGLAQLRGRARWLGAAGFAGAVAWTSGALGTTPMAYQAASLAGGGDGWLGFGSPLWFSAALPLAASVALLKVRALRPALVGLGLGTAAMLLHGAFVLPTLVTALPGGAWVDRAWLLGNGVLAWALARRVGRVGGTSPDAS from the coding sequence ATGTCCAAGCTCCCGACTCTGCACCGCCGCGCACGCGCCGTCGTCGCGGGCATGTCCCTCGCCGCGCTCGGCGGCGTGTTGTTCGTCAGCCACGATCGCAGCGATGCGGGGCTTGCCGCCGAGGACATCACGCCCGAGTCCGTGACGGCGCTCGCGGCCGAGCTCGGCGTGGGCTCCGAGGCCACCACCGGGCGCCTCGTGCTCGACCTCGTGGACCCGCAGGAGGGCGAGGGTGCCTCCGAAGACGAGATCGCCGCGTGGGTCGCGGCCCTCGACGCGCGCCCCGACGTGCGCGTGCAGTCGGCCGGCTTCTACAGCGAGGGCGAGCACCTCTTCGTGCTCGAGGCCGAGGGCGCCACGCGCCCCGATCTTGCCGAGGCGCTGGCCGACGGCATCGTCGAGGGCTTCGAGCCCGAGATCATGTACGGCCTCGACGACATCGACGCCGCGCCCGCGGTCGACGACGAGCTCGAGGCGAACAAGGGCACGCGACTGCCGGTCGACGACCCGATGTTCAAGCTGCAGTGGCACATGGAACAGATCCACGCGCCCGAGGCGTGGACGACGACCCGCGGCGAGGGCACGGTGGTCGCGGTCATCGACACCGGCGTCGCGTACAAGGACGCCGACGGCGTGCGCGGCCTGCCGGATCTGAACAACACCGGCTTCGTCGAGGGCGAGAGCTTCATCGATGGCCTGCCCAAGGGCCTCGATGATCACGCCCACGGCAGCCACGTCGCCGGCACCATCGCGCAGAGCACCAACAACGGCATCGGCGTCACCGGTGTGGCCTTCGGCGCGAAGATCATGCCGCTCAAGGTGCTGTCGAAGGACGGCCGCGGTGCGGTGCCGGGCATTGCCAACGCGATCCGCTACGCCGCCGATCACGGCGCCCACGTGATCAACATGAGCCTCGGCGGCCCGCTACCCTCGCGCGTGCTGGCCAAGGCCATCGAGTACGCGCACAAGAAGGGCGTCGTCACGGTGTGCGCGGCGGGCAACGAGCGCCGCTCTCGCGTGGGCTACCCCGCCGCCAACAAGTTCTCGATCGCCGTCTCGGCGACCGACTACGGCCGCGAGCTGACCCACTACAGCAACTGGGGCAGCGACATCGACGTGGCCGCGCCCGGCGGTGACACGCGCGCCGACAAGAACGGCGACGGTCAGCCCGACGGCGTCCTGCAGAACACGATCCGCATCGGTCGCCCGATGGAGAACGACTATCTGTGGTTCCAGGGCACCTCGATGGCCTCGCCGCACGCCGCTGGCGTCGCGGCGCTCATCGTCTCGAGCGGCGTCACCAATCCCGACGAGGTCGAGCGCGTGATGAAGGCGACCGCGGTACACCCGAAGAAGGTGAAGTGGGACGATCGATTCGGCGCCGGCATCGTCGATGCGCAAGCGGCCGTGTCGGCGCAGCGGGACTACGCGCCCGAGCGCGCCGGCTTCACCGGGCTGCTCTTCATCGCCGCGATCGGTGGGCTCGGCCTCGCGCAGCTGCGTGGCCGCGCGCGTTGGCTCGGCGCGGCCGGCTTCGCCGGTGCGGTGGCATGGACGAGCGGTGCGCTGGGCACCACGCCGATGGCGTACCAGGCCGCGTCGCTCGCCGGCGGCGGTGATGGTTGGCTCGGCTTTGGCTCGCCGCTGTGGTTCTCGGCCGCGCTGCCGCTCGCCGCGAGCGTCGCGTTGCTCAAGGTCCGCGCGCTGCGACCGGCGCTCGTGGGGCTCGGCCTCGGCACCGCCGCGATGCTGCTGCACGGCGCCTTCGTGCTGCCGACCCTGGTGACGGCACTCCCCGGTGGCGCGTGGGTCGACCGCGCGTGGCTGCTCGGCAACGGCGTGCTCGCGTGGGCCCTGGCCCGTCGCGTCGGTCGGGTCGGCGGCACGTCGCCGGACGCCTCCTAG